A DNA window from Aquarana catesbeiana isolate 2022-GZ linkage group LG01, ASM4218655v1, whole genome shotgun sequence contains the following coding sequences:
- the LOC141129825 gene encoding E3 ubiquitin/ISG15 ligase TRIM25-like, whose protein sequence is MASSHLKEDLECPVCLNIYTDPVTLKCGHNFCRVCIDSVLNTQEGSEGYSCPECREVFQERPALHRNITLRNIVENFLSAQSHQEESGVFCTYCIHTPVPAVKSCLRCEASLCDNHLRVHSKSPEHVLCVPTTSLENRKCLVLKKILEYYCTEDSTCICVSCRLDEGHQVRSLDEASEKREEIMNNAAQKMREEMDNIVQSLQEHRREVQGKADGETKRVTALFRDLMRDPLTVLQKSHTGDLSDTEDGEQSDSEDLCDTEDGNDEDKERHDKLLHDGGDLDVAGVSHTLHTGLSDTMSEENVEKYPGTHVYPCSTTKGKGHINAEPSSRRPQPSPTMRCSHCQDRGPNNGFAQQTSGVSGFAGILLDVSTAANDLEISNDRKTASWTFHRHHGPETPKRFLDFSQVMSRQSFSSGRHSWVVDVGRSGEWGVGMCYPSIDRSGDQSLIGYNKKSWAVGRWCDRYLAIHDSKKTRLPHKISSCRVRIELDYEAGRISFYDRGDPIRHLHTIHTTFTEPLHAVLYVWGVGGSLEISGGNAV, encoded by the coding sequence ATGGCGTCTTCTCATCTGAAGGAGGATCTGGAATGtcccgtctgtctgaacatttatacggaTCCTGTGACcctgaaatgtggacacaacttctgccgggtctgtattgatagTGTGctgaatacacaggaggggtctgaaggatattcctgtcctgaatgcagagaggtGTTCCAGGAACGGCCTGCAttgcacaggaacataacactgcgtaacatagtggagaatttcctctCTGCTCAGTCACaccaggaggagtccggggtcttctgtacctactgtattcacactcctgtacctgctgtgaagTCCTGTCTGAggtgtgaagcttctctgtgtgacaatcacctgagagtccacagcaagtcaccagaacacgtcttgTGTGTccccaccacttccctggagaacaggaaatgcttAGTCCTGAAGAAGATCCttgagtattactgcactgaggactccacctgtatctgtgtgtcctgcaggcTGGATGAAGGTCACCAGGTGAGGTCACTTGATGAGGCCTCTGAGAAAAGAGAGGAAATCATGAATAATGCTGCACAAAAAATGAGAGAGGAGATGGACAATAttgtccagagtctgcaggaacacaggagggaagtACAAGGAAAAGCAGATGGTGAAACcaagagagtcactgccctgttcagAGACCTTATGAgggatccactgactgtcctacagaAATCACACACAGGGGACTTGTCTGATACTGAGGATGGTGAGCAATCAGATTCAGAGGACTTGTGTGATACCGAGGATGGAAATGATGAGGACAAAGAGAGACATGATaagctcctccatgatggaggggatctggatgtaGCGGGggtctcacacacattacacacaggtttatccgATACCATGTCTGAGGAAAATGTAGAGAAATATCCAGGCACACATGTCTATCCATGTTCTACTACAAAGGGCAAAGGTCACATCAATGCCGAACCGTCCAGTAGACGTCCCCAACCCTCCCCTACCATGCGATGCTCACATTGCCAGGATAGAGGACCAAATAATGGGTTTGCACAGCAAACGTCGGGGGTGTCAGGGTTTGCAGGCATATTACTGGATGTGAGCACAGCTGCTAATGATCTGGAAATATCAAATGACAGGAAAACTGCTTCCTGGACATTTCATCGCCATCATGGCCCAGAAACACCAAAGAGGTTTCTGGATTTTTCTCAGGTGATGAGCAgacagagtttctcctcagggcgACATTCCTGGGTAGTGGACGTCGGGAGATCAGGTGAATGGGGAgttgggatgtgttaccccagtatagacagaaGTGGAGATCAGTCACTGATTGgatataataagaagtcctgggCTGTGGGGAGGTGGTGTGATCGGTACTTAGCAATACACGACAGTAAGAAGACCCGATTACCCCACAAGATCTCCAGCTGCAGAGTCAGGATAGaactggattatgaggccgggcggatctccttttacgATCGGGgtgacccgatccgacacctccacaccATCCACACCACCTTCACCgagcccctccatgctgtgttATATGTATGGGGAGTGGGAGGTAGTCTAGAGATATCTGGGGGGAATGCAGTGTGA